Proteins co-encoded in one Longimicrobiales bacterium genomic window:
- a CDS encoding aconitase family protein, translated as MNDLRHLNVEKRPPRLRFEGRVLYLVDDADLVRRQLQGEDIDLETARAAGLRDQISTDEITPAYICYYFDETLGQFPYLGLRAGGEFPVTRGSVKNGGFACSVSGKRRGKGSSREQSPYAELMAGIRVVIAENIERIYNENCQNLGVLTSTDFSLIDRIRNGEEIELAAFTNDVDPITREIIEYGGLFEYNVARLQGKVTLPPVHSQLAPGGVDPDLDDAETVREARGSGEDDAGAATYGAENAAAQLHATSRPSLDATSDARHTAAAHDGRRRPMTIAEKIFARHWVVDASKQQFGVPWVQSGDSGFVLTDLRFSHEYVSPMAAIFFEQKLGADAKVTDPSSILMFRDHLTYLHEVMPQERVQLGLLDVARQLEVKQREFAAKQNIKLYGERLGARLGSEAICHSKVLESYAEPGMMIVGTDSHTPHSGAIGCIAFGVGTTAIFNSWITKDVRVSVPPSFKVVIRGQKPANVTAKDFMLEILRHPYIKDGHAIGQIIEYAGEAVEALSIDERATMTNMAAEVGAFTGIVAPDAKAVEYLVTERGVDRAQAEKLCEGLHSDGDAEYVKIIEIDASAIRPMVALPGDPGNGLYIDELGAEPIALDVAYAGSCTAGKKEDMDMYAAVLREAREQGLRVHPDVKMFIQVGSQEVKQYCIDRGYMQLFEEVGAEFIEPGCGACIAAGPGTSKTKDEVTISSQNRNFPGRSGPGQLYLASPYTVAASAIAGHVIDWEPGKPLRQLAAAE; from the coding sequence ATGAACGACCTCCGACACCTGAACGTCGAGAAGCGCCCGCCGCGCCTGCGTTTCGAGGGGCGCGTCCTGTACCTGGTCGATGACGCCGACCTGGTCCGGCGCCAGCTCCAGGGCGAGGACATCGACCTGGAGACCGCCCGGGCGGCCGGGCTGCGCGACCAGATTTCGACGGACGAGATCACGCCGGCCTACATCTGCTACTACTTCGACGAGACGCTCGGCCAGTTCCCGTACCTGGGGCTGCGCGCGGGGGGCGAGTTCCCGGTGACGCGCGGGAGCGTGAAGAACGGCGGCTTCGCCTGCTCGGTCAGCGGCAAGCGGCGCGGCAAGGGCAGCTCGCGCGAGCAGTCGCCGTACGCCGAGCTGATGGCGGGCATCCGCGTGGTGATCGCGGAGAACATCGAGCGCATCTACAACGAGAACTGCCAGAACCTCGGCGTCCTCACCTCCACCGACTTCTCGCTGATCGATCGCATCCGCAACGGCGAGGAGATCGAGCTGGCGGCGTTCACGAATGACGTCGATCCGATCACGCGCGAGATCATCGAGTATGGCGGCCTGTTCGAGTACAACGTCGCGCGCCTGCAGGGCAAGGTGACGCTGCCGCCCGTGCATTCGCAGCTCGCACCGGGTGGTGTCGACCCGGATCTCGACGACGCGGAGACGGTGCGCGAGGCGCGCGGCTCCGGTGAGGACGACGCCGGCGCAGCCACGTACGGCGCCGAGAACGCCGCTGCACAGCTTCATGCGACGTCGCGCCCGTCGCTCGACGCGACCAGCGATGCCAGGCACACGGCCGCTGCGCACGACGGTCGCCGACGCCCGATGACGATCGCCGAGAAGATCTTCGCGCGGCACTGGGTCGTGGACGCGTCGAAGCAGCAGTTCGGCGTGCCCTGGGTGCAGTCCGGGGACAGCGGCTTCGTGCTCACGGACCTGCGCTTCTCGCACGAGTACGTCTCGCCCATGGCCGCGATCTTCTTCGAGCAGAAGCTCGGCGCAGACGCAAAGGTGACGGACCCGTCGTCGATCCTGATGTTCCGTGACCACCTGACGTACCTGCACGAGGTGATGCCGCAGGAGCGCGTGCAGCTCGGGCTGCTCGACGTCGCCCGGCAGCTCGAGGTGAAGCAGCGCGAGTTCGCCGCGAAGCAGAATATCAAGCTGTACGGCGAGCGCCTGGGCGCACGCCTCGGCTCCGAGGCGATCTGCCACAGCAAGGTGCTCGAGTCCTACGCCGAGCCGGGCATGATGATCGTCGGCACCGACTCGCACACGCCGCACTCGGGTGCGATCGGCTGCATCGCGTTCGGCGTCGGCACGACGGCGATCTTCAACTCCTGGATCACGAAGGACGTGCGCGTCAGCGTGCCGCCGTCGTTCAAGGTGGTGATCCGCGGGCAGAAGCCGGCGAACGTGACCGCCAAGGATTTCATGCTGGAGATCCTGCGCCACCCGTACATCAAGGACGGCCACGCGATCGGCCAGATCATCGAGTACGCCGGCGAGGCGGTCGAAGCGCTGTCGATCGACGAGCGCGCAACCATGACGAACATGGCTGCCGAGGTCGGTGCGTTCACCGGCATCGTCGCACCGGATGCGAAGGCGGTCGAGTACCTCGTCACGGAGCGTGGCGTGGACCGGGCGCAGGCGGAAAAGCTCTGCGAGGGGCTCCATTCCGATGGCGACGCCGAGTACGTAAAGATCATCGAGATCGACGCCTCGGCGATCCGCCCGATGGTCGCGCTGCCCGGCGATCCCGGCAACGGCCTGTACATCGATGAGCTGGGCGCGGAGCCGATTGCGCTCGACGTCGCCTATGCGGGCTCCTGCACGGCGGGCAAGAAAGAGGACATGGACATGTACGCAGCCGTGCTGCGCGAGGCGCGCGAGCAGGGGCTGCGCGTGCATCCCGACGTGAAGATGTTCATCCAGGTCGGCTCGCAGGAGGTGAAGCAGTACTGCATCGATCGCGGCTACATGCAGCTCTTCGAGGAAGTCGGCGCGGAGTTCATCGAGCCCGGCTGCGGCGCCTGCATTGCCGCCGGCCCCGGCACGTCGAAGACGAAGGACGAGGTGACGATCAGCTCGCAGAACCGCAATTTCCCCGGCCGCTCCGGCCCCGGCCAGCTCTACCTCGCCTCGCCCTACACGGTGGCAGCGTCGGCGATCGCGGGGCACGTGATCGACTGGGAGCCCGGCAAGCCGCTGCGGCAACTGGCAGCGGCGGAGTAG
- a CDS encoding M20/M25/M40 family metallo-hydrolase, with amino-acid sequence MAITLEDVTAVLSELVSIPSVNPHLSDHPDAGETAIADHIVGWCASRGIEAWTEEAAPGRPNAMARVGSGSPVLIFCAHIDTVAVDGMTIEPFTPDVSDGKLYGRGAYDMKAGAAAILCALQALARDPAPGTVMGAFVCDEEWASVGAYDFVERHGGDACVVTEPSEGRLVLAHKGFVWLELTVHGVAAHGSRWDLGDSAIARMARVVSALDAFDGDELRERTHPLLGPASMHVSQIQGGSGISTYAAECRARVERRTLPGETPEQVLREVQDIIASTGELADVRILMDRPPLVCDRDAPIATAVRDAAREMTGSEPEECGVGYWMDAAVFASAGIQTVNIGAGGAGAHGAEEWVDLESVVVNARTLERTARRFTLE; translated from the coding sequence ATGGCGATCACGCTCGAGGACGTCACGGCAGTTCTTTCGGAGCTGGTATCGATCCCGTCCGTCAATCCCCACCTGTCCGATCACCCTGACGCGGGCGAGACCGCGATCGCGGACCACATTGTCGGCTGGTGCGCGTCGCGCGGCATCGAGGCGTGGACCGAGGAGGCCGCGCCCGGCCGGCCCAACGCCATGGCGCGCGTCGGCTCCGGCTCACCCGTTCTGATCTTCTGCGCGCACATCGATACTGTCGCCGTCGATGGCATGACCATCGAGCCGTTCACGCCGGACGTCTCGGACGGAAAGCTTTACGGCCGCGGCGCGTACGACATGAAGGCGGGGGCCGCAGCGATCCTGTGCGCGCTCCAGGCGCTCGCGCGTGATCCCGCGCCCGGCACCGTGATGGGCGCGTTCGTCTGCGACGAGGAGTGGGCGAGCGTTGGCGCGTACGACTTCGTCGAGCGCCACGGCGGCGACGCCTGCGTCGTCACCGAGCCGAGCGAGGGCCGGCTCGTCCTCGCCCACAAGGGCTTCGTATGGCTGGAGCTGACCGTGCACGGCGTTGCCGCGCACGGCAGCCGGTGGGACCTGGGCGACAGCGCGATCGCGCGCATGGCGCGCGTCGTCAGTGCGCTCGACGCATTCGATGGCGACGAGCTCCGAGAGCGGACTCACCCGCTGCTCGGCCCCGCTTCCATGCACGTGTCGCAGATCCAGGGCGGCAGTGGCATCTCGACATACGCGGCGGAGTGCAGGGCCCGGGTGGAACGGCGCACGCTGCCCGGCGAGACGCCGGAGCAGGTGCTGCGCGAGGTGCAGGACATCATCGCGTCCACCGGTGAGCTTGCTGACGTGCGCATCCTGATGGACCGGCCGCCTCTGGTCTGCGACCGCGACGCACCGATCGCGACGGCCGTGCGGGACGCGGCGCGCGAGATGACGGGGAGCGAACCGGAGGAGTGTGGCGTCGGCTACTGGATGGACGCGGCGGTCTTTGCCAGCGCCGGGATCCAGACGGTCAACATCGGGGCGGGCGGTGCCGGCGCGCACGGGGCAGAGGAGTGGGTCGACCTGGAGTCGGTCGTCGTCAACGCGCGAACCCTGGAGCGCACCGCACGCCGCTTCACACTGGAGTGA
- a CDS encoding extracellular solute-binding protein yields MIRQAGRISAALLLVLAGCANDDGRTPVVVYSPHGRELLETFEQQFEETNPDIDVQWLDMGSQEVLDRLRSERANPQADVWWGAPSPMFVTATEQELLAPFSPSWAGALPADAKDAQGRWHGTFLTPMVIAYNTSRVDSASVPRDWDDVLAPEWTDRVLIRDPVASGTMRTIFGMIIQRGIRATGDTAAGFDWLRRLDAQTKEYVLNPTLLYQKLARGEGDVTLWDMPDIEELKARTTFPIDYVLPTSGTPVPVDAVALVAGAPHPEAAQRFIEFVGSTQGVVFAARNFFRLPARTDIPADSFPAGLAAARERMVTEPMDWDAFQERSAEWMRYWDEHVRGRN; encoded by the coding sequence GTGATCAGGCAGGCCGGCCGTATTTCCGCCGCGCTCCTGCTCGTGCTGGCAGGCTGCGCCAACGACGACGGCAGAACACCCGTTGTCGTCTATTCTCCGCATGGCCGCGAGCTGCTCGAGACCTTCGAGCAGCAGTTCGAGGAAACCAATCCCGACATCGACGTCCAGTGGCTCGACATGGGATCGCAGGAGGTGCTCGACCGCCTGCGCTCCGAGCGAGCCAACCCGCAGGCGGACGTCTGGTGGGGTGCGCCGTCGCCCATGTTCGTGACCGCGACGGAGCAGGAGCTGCTGGCGCCGTTCTCGCCCTCGTGGGCAGGCGCCCTGCCTGCAGATGCAAAGGACGCCCAGGGCCGCTGGCACGGCACCTTCCTGACGCCGATGGTGATTGCGTACAACACGTCGCGCGTCGACTCGGCGAGCGTGCCGCGCGACTGGGACGACGTGCTCGCGCCGGAGTGGACGGATCGCGTGCTGATCCGCGACCCGGTCGCGAGCGGCACGATGCGCACGATCTTCGGGATGATCATCCAGCGCGGCATTCGCGCGACCGGCGACACGGCCGCAGGCTTCGACTGGCTGCGGCGGCTCGATGCCCAGACCAAGGAGTACGTGCTGAATCCGACGCTGCTCTACCAGAAGCTCGCGCGCGGCGAGGGCGACGTAACGCTCTGGGACATGCCGGACATCGAGGAGTTGAAGGCGCGCACGACGTTCCCGATCGACTACGTGCTGCCGACCAGCGGCACGCCGGTGCCGGTGGACGCCGTCGCGCTCGTCGCGGGCGCGCCGCACCCCGAAGCTGCGCAGCGCTTCATCGAGTTCGTAGGCAGCACCCAGGGCGTGGTGTTCGCCGCACGCAACTTCTTCCGCCTGCCCGCGCGCACGGACATCCCGGCCGACAGCTTCCCGGCGGGCCTCGCCGCAGCGCGCGAGCGGATGGTCACCGAGCCGATGGACTGGGACGCGTTCCAGGAGCGCTCGGCGGAGTGGATGCGCTACTGGGATGAGCACGTGCGCGGTCGCAACTGA
- a CDS encoding ABC transporter ATP-binding protein, with product MVELEGLRKEYVATAPSAPPTLAVDDLTLTVERGELLTLLGPSGCGKTTTLRMIAGFEQPTAGTIRVDGRDVTRLPPQRRGIGMVFQNYALFPHLDVNENVAFGLRTRGVRKGEATERVEAVLRRVELAGYGERRVQELSGGQQQRVALARALAPEPPLLLLDEPLSNLDAALREKTRTELRSLLKRLGMTAVFVTHDQEEAFALADRIALLDAGRLQQVGTAEDLYNQPANAFVASFLGRANFLPAHIRGIAADSLACEVANRAHWQVLRTPELGGAAVRERVLVMARPESLGMHPLEDNGDGTGLDGIVAERRFAGAVTYYVVQTFGGELMIAGGPHEFEPGARISIRPRGPVFAFPERRERERPDEQAEPEP from the coding sequence ATGGTCGAGCTCGAGGGACTGCGCAAGGAGTACGTCGCCACGGCGCCGTCGGCTCCGCCGACGCTCGCCGTCGATGACCTGACCCTCACCGTCGAGCGCGGCGAGCTGCTCACCCTGCTCGGTCCGAGCGGCTGCGGCAAGACGACGACGCTGCGCATGATCGCGGGCTTCGAGCAGCCGACCGCCGGCACGATCCGCGTCGATGGCCGTGACGTGACGCGCCTGCCGCCCCAGAGGCGCGGCATCGGCATGGTCTTCCAGAACTACGCCCTGTTTCCCCACCTCGACGTCAACGAGAACGTCGCGTTCGGCCTGCGCACGCGCGGCGTGCGAAAGGGCGAGGCAACGGAGCGGGTCGAGGCCGTGCTTCGTCGCGTGGAGCTGGCCGGCTACGGCGAGCGACGCGTGCAGGAGCTGTCCGGCGGGCAGCAGCAGCGCGTCGCGCTCGCACGCGCACTCGCGCCTGAGCCGCCGCTGCTCCTGCTCGACGAGCCGCTCTCCAACCTCGACGCAGCGCTGCGCGAGAAGACGCGCACGGAACTGCGCTCGCTGCTCAAGCGGCTCGGAATGACTGCGGTGTTCGTCACGCACGACCAGGAGGAGGCGTTCGCGCTGGCCGACCGCATCGCGCTGCTCGACGCGGGACGGCTGCAGCAGGTCGGCACGGCCGAGGATCTGTACAACCAGCCAGCCAACGCCTTCGTCGCGTCGTTTCTCGGACGAGCGAACTTCCTGCCCGCGCACATCCGCGGCATAGCCGCCGACTCGCTCGCGTGCGAGGTGGCGAACCGCGCGCACTGGCAGGTGCTGCGCACCCCCGAGCTCGGCGGCGCTGCGGTGCGGGAACGCGTGCTGGTGATGGCGCGGCCGGAGTCGCTCGGCATGCACCCGCTCGAGGACAACGGCGACGGGACCGGCCTCGACGGCATCGTGGCTGAGCGGCGCTTCGCAGGAGCCGTCACCTACTACGTCGTGCAGACGTTCGGTGGTGAGCTGATGATCGCCGGCGGTCCCCACGAGTTCGAGCCGGGCGCACGCATCAGCATCCGCCCGCGCGGCCCCGTGTTCGCGTTCCCGGAACGAAGGGAACGAGAGCGACCGGACGAGCAGGCAGAGCCGGAGCCCTGA
- a CDS encoding iron ABC transporter permease: MAITPQEQPIATATFAGPSPGARQRPRRPRSSRGIMWLVAGVSVFLLWTVLYPNLFVVLDSFRGEAGGTLEHYRRFFDSRSEMEAVWNSVWLSLASVVCAGLIGVPLAFLFARGDFPGRRVLSGLVSLPVLLPPLVGVIAFLFLYGETGFFTRSVQLLLGLDEAPWRLNGAGAVLLVHAYTMYVYFYLFTTAALSRLDVSHTEAAAALGASRGTVLRRVTLPLLMPAIGGAALLVFMTSMGSFSAPYVFGGGFRVLSTQIFSSKLNGDIGIAAVETIVLAAVSILFLAMLQRYEARREYTGAGKGLGRLQYGERPSKRRRVAFSVLAWLIVIVLLLPHATVLLVSFVPAGTWTTELFPPVYSVDSYRKIFSEAQQLTPILNSLRMATIATVMNVVLAFAAAYILARKRAPGRGLINVLVILPWALPGTVLAMALASTFSVNQPYIGRFVLIGTGAILPLAYFIRNIPLVTRAALTSFRQLDPALEEAAASLGARWLTTARRITLPLVLPGIAAGALLAFVTALGEFVASILLYTHRTRPISIEILAQLRAFDFGAAAAYAVLLIILMAVAFVFGQRAVGEGRGGI; encoded by the coding sequence ATGGCGATCACACCGCAGGAGCAGCCGATCGCGACTGCGACGTTCGCAGGGCCCTCTCCCGGCGCCAGGCAGCGGCCACGCCGTCCCCGCTCGTCGCGCGGCATCATGTGGCTGGTCGCCGGTGTCTCCGTCTTCCTGCTGTGGACGGTTCTCTACCCCAACCTGTTCGTCGTTCTCGACAGCTTCCGCGGCGAGGCGGGCGGGACACTCGAGCACTACCGCCGCTTCTTCGACAGCCGCTCCGAGATGGAAGCGGTCTGGAACAGCGTGTGGCTTTCGCTCGCCAGCGTGGTGTGCGCAGGCCTGATCGGCGTACCGCTCGCTTTTCTGTTCGCGCGTGGCGATTTCCCCGGCCGGCGCGTGCTCAGCGGGCTGGTTTCTCTCCCTGTGCTGCTGCCGCCGCTCGTCGGCGTGATCGCGTTCCTGTTCCTGTATGGCGAGACCGGCTTCTTCACGCGCTCGGTGCAACTGCTGCTCGGCCTCGACGAGGCGCCCTGGCGGCTGAACGGCGCGGGGGCTGTGCTGCTCGTGCATGCGTACACGATGTACGTGTACTTCTACCTGTTCACGACCGCGGCACTCAGCCGGCTCGACGTGAGTCACACCGAAGCAGCCGCCGCGCTCGGCGCTTCCCGCGGTACCGTGCTCCGGCGAGTGACCCTGCCGTTGCTGATGCCCGCGATCGGTGGCGCCGCATTGCTGGTGTTCATGACATCGATGGGCAGCTTCAGCGCGCCCTACGTGTTCGGCGGCGGCTTTCGCGTGCTCTCGACACAGATCTTCTCCAGCAAGCTGAACGGCGACATCGGTATTGCAGCCGTGGAAACCATCGTGCTGGCCGCCGTCTCCATCCTGTTCCTCGCGATGCTGCAGCGTTACGAGGCGCGCCGTGAGTACACCGGCGCCGGCAAGGGACTCGGCAGGCTGCAGTACGGAGAGCGGCCGTCGAAGCGGCGTCGCGTGGCGTTCAGCGTACTCGCCTGGCTGATCGTGATCGTGCTGCTGCTGCCGCATGCGACGGTGCTGCTCGTCTCCTTCGTGCCGGCCGGCACCTGGACGACAGAGCTGTTCCCGCCCGTGTACTCGGTGGACAGCTACCGCAAGATCTTCTCGGAGGCCCAGCAGCTCACGCCCATCCTGAACTCGCTGCGCATGGCGACCATCGCGACGGTAATGAACGTCGTGCTCGCCTTCGCCGCGGCATACATCCTCGCGCGCAAGCGCGCACCCGGCCGCGGCCTGATCAACGTGCTGGTGATCCTGCCCTGGGCGCTGCCCGGCACCGTGCTCGCCATGGCGCTGGCATCTACGTTCAGCGTGAACCAGCCGTACATCGGCCGCTTCGTGCTGATCGGCACCGGCGCGATTCTGCCGCTGGCATACTTCATCCGCAACATTCCGCTGGTGACGCGCGCCGCGCTGACCAGCTTCCGCCAGCTCGACCCGGCCCTGGAGGAGGCAGCAGCTTCGCTCGGGGCGAGGTGGCTGACCACCGCCCGTCGCATCACGCTCCCGCTCGTCCTCCCCGGCATCGCCGCCGGTGCGCTGCTCGCGTTCGTGACCGCACTGGGCGAGTTCGTCGCTTCGATCCTCCTCTACACCCACCGCACCCGCCCCATCTCCATCGAGATCCTCGCGCAGCTTCGCGCCTTCGACTTCGGCGCCGCCGCCGCGTACGCGGTCCTGCTCATCATCCTGATGGCGGTCGCGTTCGTGTTCGGCCAGCGCGCGGTGGGAGAGGGACGCGGCGGTATCTGA
- a CDS encoding DUF72 domain-containing protein codes for MASGNLYIGISGWTYAGWRGGAFYPRGLAHRRELEYTSHHLNAVEINGTFYSLQRPSSFASWYEQTPPGFQFALKGSRFITHMKQLNDVRTALANYFASGVLRLGEKLGPILWQFSSRRRFDPERFAGFMRQLPRTMRAAARLAGEHDHRVKENGWTRAVTDGPIRHAFEVRHRSFFNDEFIELLRTHDVALVFSDAGAEWPYSEDITSDFAYARLHGAEEIYASGYDERALEQWARRIRSWSAGREPRDARRCAPRSTPGSGPRDVYVFFDNDRKVRAPHDAMRLAELLGLDWKERHA; via the coding sequence ATGGCCAGCGGCAACCTCTACATCGGCATATCCGGCTGGACCTATGCCGGCTGGCGCGGCGGCGCGTTCTACCCGCGCGGCCTGGCGCATCGCCGCGAGCTCGAGTACACGAGCCATCACCTGAACGCCGTCGAGATCAACGGCACGTTCTACTCCCTGCAGCGCCCCTCCAGCTTTGCGTCCTGGTACGAGCAGACACCGCCGGGCTTTCAGTTTGCCCTGAAGGGCAGCCGCTTCATTACGCACATGAAGCAGCTGAATGATGTGCGCACTGCGCTCGCGAACTACTTCGCGTCCGGCGTGCTGCGGCTGGGGGAGAAGCTGGGCCCGATCCTCTGGCAGTTCTCCTCCCGTCGCCGCTTCGATCCGGAACGCTTCGCCGGATTCATGCGCCAGCTTCCGCGCACCATGCGCGCGGCGGCGCGCCTCGCCGGGGAGCACGATCATCGCGTGAAGGAGAACGGCTGGACCCGCGCCGTGACTGACGGTCCGATCCGGCACGCGTTCGAGGTGCGCCACCGGAGCTTCTTCAACGACGAGTTCATCGAGCTGTTGCGGACGCACGACGTCGCGCTCGTATTCTCGGACGCGGGTGCGGAGTGGCCATACTCCGAGGACATCACCAGCGACTTCGCGTACGCGCGACTGCATGGCGCCGAGGAGATCTACGCCAGCGGCTACGATGAGAGGGCCCTCGAGCAGTGGGCGCGGCGCATCCGCAGCTGGAGCGCCGGTCGCGAGCCGCGGGACGCCCGCCGCTGTGCACCACGGAGCACGCCGGGCAGCGGGCCGCGCGACGTGTATGTATTCTTCGACAATGACAGGAAGGTGCGCGCGCCGCACGATGCGATGCGGCTCGCGGAACTGCTCGGACTCGACTGGAAGGAACGGCACGCATGA
- a CDS encoding tetratricopeptide repeat protein has product MNERIEALRKMLEKNPRDGRARFGLAAEYEKAGRWHDVVDQLSAYLATTDDEGNAWGRLGRALREIGRENEARDAYRKGVEAAARHGHPSMAADFQEAIDELNELA; this is encoded by the coding sequence ATGAACGAGCGCATCGAGGCACTGCGGAAAATGCTCGAGAAGAATCCGCGCGACGGGCGCGCGCGCTTCGGACTCGCGGCGGAGTACGAAAAGGCCGGCCGCTGGCACGACGTCGTCGATCAGCTCAGCGCGTACCTCGCCACGACGGACGACGAGGGCAACGCCTGGGGTCGGCTCGGCCGCGCGCTGCGCGAGATCGGGCGCGAGAACGAGGCGCGCGACGCGTACCGGAAAGGCGTCGAGGCCGCGGCCCGACACGGCCATCCCTCGATGGCCGCGGATTTCCAGGAAGCGATCGACGAGCTGAACGAGCTCGCCTGA